Part of the Streptomyces sp. NBC_01353 genome, AGCGCCGACCGGAACACGACCAGCCAGACGGCGGCGACCACCAGGGACGCCACCGCCGCGACGACCGACCGGCGGACGACGGCCACGACCAGCCCCACTGGCACGGCGAGGCCCAGCCAGGGCAGGAAGGTCTCCACCAGGCTCATCACGTTCCCCGGCAGGCGGGGCACGGAGGAGGCGAACAGCAGCAGTCCGCCGACGACGGCCAGCACCGCACCGGTGACCAGCCCCCGCGTCCTTCTGGTCGCTTCCATCACATGCCTCCCGGGGTGAGGACGTGGCTCGGGCGGAACCAGTTCCCGAGCCGGGGGAATTCTCCGTGGTCAGGGACCGTGCGTGGGCCGGGGGCGGGGCCGGGGACGGCGCGCGTCGTGGGGCCGGGTGCACATGGCGGGGGTCGGATTCCGTGTCAGGGACCGGCGGACGGCCCGCCCGGCCGCAGGACCGCGATGCCGAGCGGCCGCTCCCCGACGGTGAGGCGCCGGGTGTCCCCGGTCTCCAGGTCGACCACGGTGATGCCGTTCCAGTAGCCGTCCCGGGTGAAGCCGCCCGTGACGTACGCGGTGCGGCCGTCCCCCGACACGGTGACGTTCTCGTGGGGGCCGTCGAGCGGGTGGACCTTCTCGATGCCGTCGGGAGCCCGGACCGTGAGCGAGGGGCCCTCGTCCTCGTCGGGGTCGATGGGGCCCGTGCCGACGACGAGGAGGGTGCCGTCGGGGGTGGTCGCGGCGCCGTGCTGGTGGGTGTCGGCGGTCATCGTCTCGATCTCCGTGCGGCCGGTCCGTGGGTCGACCACTGCGAGCCGCTCGCCCTCGAAGGGGAGCAGCAGCCTGCCGTCCGAGGGGCGTACGGCGGTGTAGTGCGGCTTGAGCCAGGAGCCGAGACCGCCTTCCGTGCCGTACGGGGCGGCCTCGATGCGGCGCGGATCGAGCGTGTCCGCCCGGACGGCCGTCACATCGAACGAGTCGTGGTTCGTCGCGTACACCTCGGAGCCGTCCCGCGAGACGTCGACGTCGAAGGGCCGTCGGCCGACGGGGACGGTGGCGGTCACCTCGCGGCTCGCGGTGTCGATGACCTCCAGGGTGCCGTTCCCGCCGGGGACGTTGACGCCGACGTAGACCCGCTTGCCGTCGGGGGAGAGCGCGATGCCCATGCCGCCGCCGCGGTACTCGCCGGTGGTGACGGGGCCGGTGTCGGTCTCGTACGGGATGAGGGCGAGCCGTTCGCGGGTGCGGGTGTCGACGAGGGCGACGCCCTCGGCGGTGGCCACCCACGCGCGCCCGTCCGCGCCGACTGCCAGGCCGTACGGCGCGGTCCCCACCTCGACGGAGCCGAGCGAGCCGCGCTTCGGGTCGACGAAGGTGACGGTGTCGGAGCCGAAGTCGGCGACGAGGAGAGTGCCGTCGGGGGTGGGCGTGGGAGCCACGCCGGGAGACGTCGTGGGTGAGGAAGCGGAGGAGGAGGCGGGGGCGGGGGCAGAGGTGCCACCGGCCGGGGCGTCGGCACCCTGGCTCGGTGCGCAGCCGGCCAGGACGGCCGCGACCGCGGCGGCGGGTACGAGGGCGCGCGCGGCGCGCCGCGGGCGGAGGGGGCTCATCGGGCGGCCTTCCGTCCGGCGCGTGCCGACGCTGCCTCGAGGAGACCGCTGATGCCGGCGAAACCGCGCCGCCGCGCGTGCGCGAGCGGAGTCGTACCGTCGTGGTCCGCCAGCAGGGGATCCGCCCCGGCGGTGATCAGCAGCTCGACGATCTCCTCGTGCCGGCGACAGCCGTCGCCGAGGATGACCGCCTCCAGCAGTGCGGTCCAGCCGAGCCGGTTGACGTGGTCGACGTCCATCTCGGTCTCGCGCAGGACGGCCCGCACGTACGCGACATGGCCGCACTCCGCGGCGGGGATGAGCGAGGTCCCGCCGAAGCGGTTGGTGAGCGTCAGATCAGGGTTCGCGCGGAGCAGTA contains:
- a CDS encoding ankyrin repeat domain-containing protein produces the protein MDPNDRLLLAAAHRGDTAGVAAALGAGADVECRDAERRTPLLVAARADQVDAASLLVDAGADPDAPDSRADTPWLVTGVTGSVAMMRVLLRANPDLTLTNRFGGTSLIPAAECGHVAYVRAVLRETEMDVDHVNRLGWTALLEAVILGDGCRRHEEIVELLITAGADPLLADHDGTTPLAHARRRGFAGISGLLEAASARAGRKAAR